Sequence from the Paralichthys olivaceus isolate ysfri-2021 chromosome 1, ASM2471397v2, whole genome shotgun sequence genome:
TCAATCAAGTTTTATTGATAGAAGATGATTAATTGTTAGCAATAAAGTTTCTATTGATCAGATAACGAAAGGTGAAAAAGTGCTCTGTGTACCAGAGTACAGGTTTGTCTCCTGAGGACAATAAAATCCCGAAGTTTATGACGTGATGAGAGAATGTGATCAGTATGGACAGACTTTGTAGAATGTGATTTCTATTTATTATACATAGTTAAACTTGTTCCTGTCTCGTCCTCCAGGTTCTCGTGAGGTGAACAAACTCCTTCCTgtccctctttcttctcttcaccTGAGCCGACTGAGAGAGCACCCCCTGCAGGCAACACATCCAAATGAGCCAGCCGTCGCAGGCGAAACTAACCACATCTGATCACATCGGCGTGAGCGTCATCCAGAGTCAGACCCACGCCTCCTCGACTCTGCCGGCGGCTGTAGCCGTACTGCAGCAGGTCCCCCAGCTCGTCCCCGCCAACTCTTCAGCCGGAGGCGGTAAGGCCCCACCCCCCAGCAAGATGAAGAAGCCCCAAGCAGACAAGGACAGCGATGAGTATCGCCAGCGCCGCGAACGCAACAACCTGGCCGTGAAGAAGAGCCGCATGCGCAGCAAGCAGAAGGCGATGGACACGCAGCAGCGCGTCAATGAGCTGAAGGAGGAGAACGAGCGGCTGGAGGCCAAGATCAAACTGCTGAGCAAAGAGCTGAGCGTGCTCAAAGACCTCTTCCTGGAGCACGCCCACAACCTGGCCGACAATGTGCAGCCGCCAGCGGGCGCAGATGGCTCCAGCCCCGCCCCCAACAACACCTCCACCAATGGGCAGTGAGGAGGATCACAGGGATGTTTGATATCTGCAGCTTTTTCTTGGAACTTTGGAAACATGGCCGCACGTCTTCTTCACTGCTTGTCTTCATTAGAAATGAACTCGTGTTTAACGCTCTCACCCCTCCCCCTCTGCCTTCACCCTTTAACCACACATCTTCCAAAATGTTCGTCTCTTACAATCCAGctggaaaaatattttccagCTGAAGAAGTGATGAGAAATAATGAGGTTTCAGGAGCAAACAgttataaatattttaacattaatttATTGGACTCTTG
This genomic interval carries:
- the cebpg gene encoding CCAAT/enhancer-binding protein gamma → MSQPSQAKLTTSDHIGVSVIQSQTHASSTLPAAVAVLQQVPQLVPANSSAGGGKAPPPSKMKKPQADKDSDEYRQRRERNNLAVKKSRMRSKQKAMDTQQRVNELKEENERLEAKIKLLSKELSVLKDLFLEHAHNLADNVQPPAGADGSSPAPNNTSTNGQ